gtccaaacatccgatgtgacagggacttggaATAAGTCCCTGTAAACCAaacaaacaggccctaaatatTGGAGCATTTAGTTAACCGGTACTGGAGATGACAGCCCTGAGGAGCAGCCTTAGCAATTTCACAAGGGCaggtggtgtttttttttcacaataaaGGAAGAGACAAGCATACAGGAGGTGAATTTCGGGCCTATTCACTTTTTTCATAACAGAGGAGAAGTGCAGGACTTCGAACACAAtggtaagagagagagagagagagagagagaataaatttcagaaaactccaTGTTTAATGGTTAAAATTACAGAAAACCTATTGtgacataaaaaaaagaatggtgCTAGAAGAGAGAAATTGAtgggttttgtttttctttttaccgGAGAGGATGCCGATGTGGAAACTGCGGCAGCGGAAGAggttgccggcggcgccgatctCCCGCAGCACGCGGAAGACGGGTTCGAGGGGGCCGGACACAAGAGCATGCCATATAGCGTCCATCTCCTCCCGGCCCTTCCCAGGGGGGTCGGAATCCGCGAGAGAAAAATACGTGGCGTCTTCTTCGGACAAGTTCTCCGCCCACCACGGCGATCCGGGCAGTGTGTACGAGCCTGGAGCAGGATATGGCGGCAGGGCTTCCGAGCAGCCAGAAGCGGGAGACGCGGCCGCGCAGGACAACCTCAAGCCAACGACTCCATTGCCACGCTTGCTGCATCGAAGAAGGCCAGCGCTAACCCTATCGGGGCCGGGCCGCGTCCCCACTGGCCGGCGGAGCAAGGCGCCGGCTGATGGGCAGCATCGGAGAGAAGACGCCATTGTGGCGGAGCTCATCGCCATGATGCCTAGGGTCTTAGCACCCGGCGTTCTATGGCGGGTCGGGGGAGTTCCAAaattaggcggcggcggcggcgggaagacgAAGGGGCGACCGCCGACCGGGCGAGTGCTCGATCAATTAGGGCCTTGTGTCGGGGAAGAGGATACAACTACGCGAGCGGAGAGAACTGGGTCTGGTCCGGCACGACCGTGCGCGCCCGTGTCCGGTCGGGTTGCGCCGTGCGCGCGCCCGAGACCAACCAAGGATGAGTGGACCGAGACCGACCGTCGACCGAGGAGGAGTGGACGGCTGGTTTCGAgtccctccttccaaaagtaTAAAAGTACCATTTCATTCTTTGATTCTTTTAAAAGTCTATTTCctccatccataattattgatgtaaaaacacgaggcctggaagatctaattaaactccagtgcaggttcaaaacttgcctttgggtgtgtgagcatgccagttgatttgatcctataatcaacaagaaacaaagaccaagaaaccgcggttaaatccataaacaatAGTcaatcggctagttgccgatgacgtACCATTTGTCTTTGAGTCGATGTCATATGTAGATCGgtcggcagtcatgaataagaaagaactaaacctacttgatcggctgtagatattaatgatatataatccttatgtcgatatatacttaaatcaaatgattgggatagatcggtcgccatgccgagacagtataaattacttagatcgaaatatatattaacaacaagactatatatattcatagcatagccgatcagatagatctagcatatatcggctaatactccgataccactctatattaagatattaaagtaAGTAAGATATACCAAACgaaaagcctaatatacctaAATGCAACAAGGTCTCAAAATAAAAGGGCAGATCTAGCATATCAATTAAACACATAAAATataaagctaaatcaggtaagatcggctgaaaccccgatactaccctaatcggcaaccaaagacaggctagagattgagattctaatcacgactcataagatcaaactcaactgatacagctataagtatgaaaaggacaatatctagacaattaaGCCGTTGAATGTGTCATAGAGTGGTgaatatcttatataatctaagtcaacatcggtaTTTAACTTAATCGACTGCCTTCTATTAGCATATGTTAGctgattgtaggttag
This window of the Oryza sativa Japonica Group chromosome 4, ASM3414082v1 genome carries:
- the LOC107275957 gene encoding uncharacterized protein, with the translated sequence MAMSSATMASSLRCCPSAGALLRRPVGTRPGPDRVSAGLLRCSKRGNGVVGLRLSCAAASPASGCSEALPPYPAPGSYTLPGSPWWAENLSEEDATYFSLADSDPPGKGREEMDAIWHALVSGPLEPVFRVLREIGAAGNLFRCRSFHIGILSGALLVIAGFSQLCNMTPFLFVDIVLGYMFYKLSILAAELQRNGRANNICARIQLVLLFVLSFKDSRGYQGTYGVLAGLIWFLNVQLYFRTVYYEMVGTNYIRLFWLGVYRILQSKGGLIKVAKGLIMYGCKWKKEN